The following are encoded in a window of Variovorax paradoxus genomic DNA:
- a CDS encoding Bug family tripartite tricarboxylate transporter substrate binding protein: MRTSIFRLGAVLAFAAAAASAPAHAQDYPAKPLTVVVPFAAGSGTDQQARSFAQALTVEYKVPVIVENRAGASGFLAAQYVAKAAPDGYTLLMTTNTTHAANEHLYKKLPYDPVKDFTPVGLLSKGHMLLLVGADSPIKSVADLVAAAKKSPGKLNFGSGSSSSRVASELLKQMAGIDMVNVPYKSNPMAITDLLGGQVDFMFADAPTALPHVKSGKLRALAVSGDKRLAAVPALPTVAEAGVKGYDMSYWTAVYLPPGAPAAVTRKLNEMLNKVSASPAIVAYQAISSGEAATGTPEALAQFQAAESQKWGRVIRAAGIEPE, from the coding sequence ATGCGCACTTCCATCTTCCGCCTCGGCGCGGTCCTGGCCTTCGCGGCTGCAGCAGCGTCAGCGCCTGCCCATGCGCAGGACTATCCCGCCAAGCCGCTCACCGTCGTCGTGCCCTTCGCGGCCGGCAGCGGCACCGACCAGCAGGCGCGCAGCTTCGCGCAGGCGCTGACCGTCGAATACAAGGTGCCGGTGATCGTGGAGAACCGCGCCGGCGCCAGCGGCTTCCTGGCCGCGCAGTACGTCGCCAAGGCCGCGCCCGACGGCTACACGCTGCTCATGACCACCAACACCACGCACGCTGCCAACGAGCACCTGTACAAGAAGCTGCCCTACGACCCGGTGAAAGACTTCACGCCGGTCGGCCTGCTGTCCAAGGGCCACATGCTGCTGCTGGTGGGCGCCGATTCGCCGATCAAGTCGGTGGCCGACCTCGTGGCGGCGGCGAAGAAGTCGCCGGGCAAGCTCAACTTCGGCAGCGGCAGTTCGTCCAGCCGAGTGGCGAGCGAACTGCTCAAGCAGATGGCGGGCATCGACATGGTGAACGTGCCCTACAAGAGCAACCCGATGGCCATCACCGACCTGCTGGGCGGGCAGGTCGACTTCATGTTCGCCGACGCGCCCACCGCCTTGCCGCACGTCAAGAGCGGCAAGCTGCGCGCGCTGGCCGTGAGCGGCGACAAGCGCCTGGCCGCCGTGCCCGCGCTGCCGACCGTGGCCGAAGCGGGCGTGAAGGGCTACGACATGTCGTACTGGACGGCGGTCTACCTGCCGCCGGGCGCGCCCGCGGCCGTCACGCGCAAGCTCAACGAAATGCTGAACAAGGTGTCGGCCTCGCCCGCCATCGTTGCCTACCAGGCCATCTCCAGCGGCGAAGCTGCCACCGGCACGCCCGAGGCGCTGGCGCAGTTCCAGGCTGCCGAATCGCAGAAGTGGGGCCGCGTGATCCGTGCGGCGGGCATCGAGCCCGAGTGA
- a CDS encoding CaiB/BaiF CoA transferase family protein, which translates to MDSKILEGIRVLELGQVLAGPFAGAILADLGADVVKLERIEGGDDARHMGPAFRHGDALNFHVFNRGKRSVAIDLKSDEGMAAFEVLAADADILIHNLRPGVTQSMGVDGPSLCARHPRLIYCEISAFGHTGPLRMQPGYEPLIQAFSGLSSINGGPDDPPMRTGASVCDQGTGMWAVIGALALLQRRHLTGRGGVVSTSLLETALVWTGQKADAYVNEGRLPDRHRSGHPGFVPYESFDTADAPLLICCGNDRLFAKFAHELGRDDWTTDARFASNRQRLQHKAALFEQIGPLLRAHPRADWMARFTAAGVPCAPVHTVPEAVAHPQVEALGMLQPVPGEDFRLTALPMSIDGVRPAHRAVAPRLGEHNAALGAPPVPQRDGA; encoded by the coding sequence ATGGACAGCAAAATTCTGGAAGGCATCCGGGTGCTTGAACTCGGGCAGGTGCTGGCGGGGCCCTTCGCGGGCGCGATCCTGGCCGACCTCGGCGCCGACGTGGTGAAGCTCGAACGCATCGAAGGCGGCGACGACGCGCGCCACATGGGCCCGGCATTCCGGCACGGCGACGCGCTCAACTTCCACGTGTTCAACCGCGGCAAGCGCTCGGTCGCCATCGACCTGAAGAGCGACGAAGGCATGGCGGCCTTCGAGGTGCTCGCGGCCGATGCGGACATCCTCATCCACAACCTGCGACCGGGCGTCACGCAGTCGATGGGCGTCGACGGCCCCTCGCTCTGCGCGCGCCATCCGCGGCTCATCTACTGCGAGATCTCTGCCTTCGGCCACACCGGTCCGCTGCGCATGCAGCCGGGCTACGAGCCGCTGATCCAGGCCTTCAGCGGGCTGTCGAGCATCAACGGCGGGCCCGACGATCCGCCGATGCGCACCGGTGCCTCGGTCTGCGACCAGGGCACCGGCATGTGGGCCGTGATCGGTGCATTGGCGCTGCTGCAGCGTCGCCACCTCACGGGCCGGGGCGGCGTGGTGAGCACCTCGCTGCTCGAGACCGCACTGGTCTGGACCGGGCAGAAAGCCGATGCCTACGTCAACGAAGGCCGGCTGCCCGACCGCCACCGCTCGGGCCACCCGGGTTTCGTGCCCTACGAGTCTTTCGATACCGCCGATGCGCCGCTCTTGATCTGCTGCGGCAACGACCGGCTCTTCGCCAAGTTCGCGCACGAACTCGGTCGCGACGACTGGACCACCGACGCGCGCTTTGCGAGCAACCGCCAGCGGCTGCAGCACAAGGCGGCGCTGTTCGAACAGATCGGCCCGCTGCTGCGCGCGCACCCGCGCGCCGACTGGATGGCGCGCTTCACCGCGGCGGGCGTGCCCTGCGCGCCGGTGCACACCGTGCCCGAGGCCGTCGCGCATCCGCAGGTCGAGGCGCTCGGCATGCTGCAACCGGTGCCGGGCGAAGACTTTCGCCTGACCGCGCTGCCGATGTCCATCGACGGCGTGCGCCCCGCGCACCGCGCGGTCGCGCCCCGGCTGGGCGAGCACAACGCGGCGCTCGGTGCGCCGCCGGTGCCGCAGCGCGACGGGGCTTGA
- a CDS encoding LysR family transcriptional regulator: MRVDITLQQLEAFVEVAKTTNFRAAAQALHVSQPALSRTVRIVEDLVGARLFDRDTRHVELTPAGRELLPIALRILENFNSSFSELSQFLEGRSGHLTIAALPSTGVALLPGAIAEFREQHPQVQFSLIEGPADAVRAAVDEGRADFGLSVRPGPHEPLLYRHLRDDPFVLLCRRDDPLAARASVSWSVFATRPFIASSFQSSIRPITDAAFLQRGLQVQPALEYPSVAVAGALVAAGLGLTALPRLALQLSQNDELTTVPLQRPVMSRPIGLVTRAGRSPSPVGRAFMDLLHRRESSPR, from the coding sequence GTGCGAGTCGATATCACGCTGCAGCAGCTCGAGGCCTTCGTCGAAGTCGCGAAGACGACCAACTTCCGCGCCGCCGCGCAGGCCCTGCATGTGTCGCAGCCGGCGCTGAGCCGCACGGTGCGCATCGTCGAAGACCTGGTGGGTGCGCGCCTGTTCGACCGCGACACGCGCCATGTGGAGCTCACGCCGGCCGGGCGCGAGCTGCTGCCGATTGCGCTGCGCATCCTGGAAAACTTCAACAGCTCGTTCAGCGAGCTGTCGCAGTTCCTCGAAGGCCGCAGCGGGCACCTGACCATTGCGGCGCTGCCCTCCACCGGCGTGGCGCTGCTGCCCGGTGCCATCGCCGAATTTCGCGAGCAGCACCCGCAGGTGCAGTTCTCGCTGATCGAAGGGCCGGCCGACGCGGTGCGCGCCGCGGTCGACGAAGGCCGCGCCGACTTCGGCCTCAGCGTGCGTCCCGGCCCGCACGAGCCTTTGCTCTACCGGCACCTGCGCGACGACCCCTTCGTGCTGCTGTGCCGGCGCGACGACCCGCTGGCCGCGCGCGCCTCGGTATCGTGGTCGGTGTTCGCGACGCGGCCCTTCATTGCGAGCAGCTTCCAGAGCAGCATCCGGCCGATCACCGACGCCGCCTTTCTGCAGCGCGGCCTGCAGGTGCAGCCCGCGCTCGAATACCCGAGCGTGGCCGTGGCCGGTGCGCTCGTCGCGGCCGGGCTGGGGCTCACCGCCCTGCCCCGGCTCGCGCTGCAGCTGTCGCAGAACGACGAACTCACCACCGTGCCGCTGCAGCGTCCGGTGATGTCGCGGCCCATCGGGCTGGTCACGCGCGCGGGGCGTTCGCCCTCGCCGGTGGGTCGCGCGTTCATGGACCTGCTGCACCGCCGGGAATCGTCCCCACGCTGA
- a CDS encoding glutamine amidotransferase gives MHSTPPYPLVIVKVGDTPDALREGRGDFEHWIADGLGTQTLPLVVVDPRRGDTLPAPGQVAGVVVTGSHAMVSHREPWSETTAAWLAELVARDTPVLGICYGHQLLAHALGGEAGHHPQGPEVGTVTVTLDAAAGDDALLGDLPAQFPAQAIHWQSALRLPEGAVRLAHSAHEPVHAFRVGTQAWGLQFHPEFDAQTMGGYIELLARDLASDGLDAAVLREGVRPTGAAAGLLGRFARIVEAKAQAQQQSA, from the coding sequence ATGCACAGCACGCCCCCGTATCCCCTGGTCATCGTCAAGGTCGGTGACACCCCTGACGCGCTGCGCGAAGGCCGCGGCGACTTCGAACACTGGATCGCCGACGGCCTCGGCACGCAGACCCTGCCCCTCGTCGTGGTCGACCCGCGCCGCGGCGACACGCTGCCCGCGCCCGGCCAGGTGGCCGGCGTGGTCGTCACCGGCTCGCACGCGATGGTGTCGCACCGCGAGCCCTGGAGCGAAACCACGGCCGCCTGGCTCGCCGAGCTGGTCGCACGCGACACGCCCGTGCTAGGCATTTGCTACGGCCACCAGCTGCTGGCACACGCGCTCGGCGGTGAGGCCGGCCATCACCCGCAAGGCCCGGAGGTCGGCACGGTCACCGTGACGCTCGACGCGGCCGCCGGCGACGACGCCCTGCTGGGTGACCTGCCCGCGCAGTTCCCGGCGCAGGCAATCCACTGGCAGAGCGCGCTGCGCCTGCCCGAAGGCGCGGTGCGGCTGGCCCACAGCGCGCATGAGCCGGTTCATGCCTTCCGCGTGGGCACGCAGGCCTGGGGCCTGCAGTTCCACCCCGAGTTCGACGCGCAGACCATGGGCGGCTACATCGAACTGCTGGCCCGCGACCTCGCCTCGGACGGCCTCGATGCCGCGGTGCTGCGCGAGGGCGTGCGCCCCACGGGCGCGGCGGCAGGCCTGCTCGGGCGCTTCGCGCGGATCGTCGAGGCGAAGGCACAGGCGCAGCAACAGAGCGCCTGA
- a CDS encoding CDP-alcohol phosphatidyltransferase family protein encodes MTTPSPTPARKHFSMIRGFHLADVFTLGNAACGVGAVFFAMAFMRSQSLAHFYWAAALAPAAFIFDVLDGRIARWRQTQSALGRELDSLADVISFGVLPAALGFAAGLDGGWDCAVLIYFVGCGVSRLARYNVTAEALSAGADKVKYFEGTPIPTSVVLVGVLAYAASKGALGANLWGGAWTLGPWQLHPLVLLFALSGTLMISKTLRIPKF; translated from the coding sequence ATGACCACGCCTTCGCCTACGCCGGCCCGCAAGCATTTCTCGATGATCCGCGGCTTTCATCTGGCCGATGTGTTCACGCTCGGCAACGCGGCCTGCGGCGTCGGGGCGGTGTTCTTCGCGATGGCCTTCATGCGCAGCCAGTCGCTCGCCCACTTCTACTGGGCCGCGGCGCTCGCCCCCGCGGCCTTCATCTTCGACGTGCTCGACGGCCGCATCGCCCGCTGGCGCCAGACGCAGTCGGCACTCGGGCGCGAGCTCGATTCGCTGGCCGACGTGATCTCCTTCGGCGTGCTCCCCGCCGCGCTCGGCTTCGCGGCCGGACTGGACGGCGGCTGGGACTGCGCAGTGCTCATCTACTTCGTCGGCTGCGGCGTGAGCCGGCTCGCACGCTACAACGTGACGGCCGAGGCGCTCTCGGCCGGCGCCGACAAGGTGAAGTACTTCGAAGGCACGCCGATCCCGACCAGCGTGGTGCTCGTGGGCGTGCTGGCCTACGCGGCCTCCAAGGGCGCCCTCGGCGCCAACCTGTGGGGCGGCGCCTGGACGCTCGGCCCGTGGCAGCTGCATCCGCTGGTGCTGCTGTTCGCGCTCTCGGGCACGCTGATGATCAGCAAGACGCTCCGCATTCCGAAGTTCTGA